The Devosia sp. MC521 genome segment AACGCAGGTCGCAACCGGTGTCCGCCTTTCAAGCAACTATAAACTGGCCCGGAAACGCCCGGCTTAAGTTCTTGACCTCCTCGTCCATGGCCTGACGAAGGACGGCATACATTTCGACCTCATGCCGCTCCCACTCTGTTCGTAAGCGGTGTCCTACCTCCACCTTCCATGCTGGTGTCGGCCATGAGATTGCGCACTGATTGATGTCAGTGCGGGAGTTTCTCCATGGACGCTCCAATGGAGCTTCTCACAAACAGCGCGGGACGGCGTCGCAACCGGCAATGGCCCGATGAGGTGAAGGCGCGGATTGTCGCCGAAACGCTTCGGCCAGGGGCGACTGTCGGTCAAGTTGCGCAGCGACATGGGCTGAAGGCCAACCATCTGTCGTCGTGGCGGACCCTCGCCCGGAATGGGAAGCTGGTGCTGCCGGCTCCGGAAGGCCCTGTTGAGTTTGCGAGTCTAATGGTCGCTCCGGTTGAGGAGGTGACGGCCGAGGAGCCGTCGGCGTCGGCTGGGCCAGAGATTGTGTTGGGGGCGGTGTCCATCCGCTTGGAGCCGGGTGCTCCGGCGAGCCGGATTGCCTCGGTTGTACACGCCCTGATGGCGACCTCATGATCTTTCCTTCGAACCGGGTGCGGATCGTGGTGGCGACCAAACCCATCGACTTCCGCAAAGGCCACGACAGCCTGGCCGCTTTGGTGAAGAACGAGCTGCACAAGGACCCGTTCACGGGAACGGTCTTTGTGTTCCGTGCCAAAAAGACCGACCGATTGAAGCTGCTCTACTGGGATGGCACCGGACTGGTTATGGCCTACAAGCGACTGGAAGAGCACAGCTTCACTTGGCCTGCGGTTAAGGACGGACTGATGACACTCAGCCACGCGCAGTTCGAGGCCCTGTTCTCCGGACTCGACTGGCGGCGGGTTCGGGCCGTTGCAGCCAGGGCTCCAGAAGCCGTGGAATGACTGCGGCAGGATGACTCAGGGCTTGTCTTTTTGCGGGCATGCCGGCGCCTGATCTGCTAGGGTTCTGGTCATGCTCGAGACCGCCGAACTTCCCGACGATGTTACCGCCCTCAAGGCGATGCTCGTCGCGGCGGAGGCGCGCAATCAGCGCAAGGATGAGCGGATCGCACAGCTGGAAAAGCTGGTCGCAGCGTTCAGGCAAGCGGCCTTCGGGCGCAGGTCGGAAAAGAGCGATCCGGACCAGTTCGAGCTGGCGCTGGAGGATCTGGAAACAGCCATCGCGGCAGTCCACGCCGAGGAAGATGCAGAGGATCGCGCGGCCCGGCGGTCGGCCAAACCGCGCAGCACCAATCGTGGTTCGCTCCCCAAGCACCTGCCGCGGATCGAGGAGATCATTGAGCCCGATAGCCTGATCTGTGGCTGCGGCGGCGGTCTGCACTGCATTGGCGAGGACGTCTCCGAGAAGCTCGATGTGATCCCGGCCCAGTTCCGGGTGATCGTGACCCGTCGCCCCAAATATGCCTGCCGATCCTGCACGGACGGTGTGGTGCAGGCGCCGGCGCCCGTTCGACTAATCCCTGGCGGGCTCCCAACTGAGGCCATGGTCGCCCATGTTCTGGTCAGCAAATACGCCGACCACCTTCCGCTCTATCGCCAAGCGCAGATTTACAGCCGCCAGGGTATTGATCTGGACCGCTCAACACTGGCCGATTGGGTCGGTCGGGCCGCCTTCGAGCTGCGTCCGGTCTATGACGCCCTGCTGGCGGACCTCAAACGGTCCTCAAAGCTGTTCATGGACGAAACCCGCGCTCCGGTGCTTGATCCTGGAGCCAGAAAGACCAAAACCGGATACTTCTGGGCCCTGGCCAGAGACGAGCGTCCCTGGAATGGCACCGCACCACCCGGTGTTGCCTTCACCTATGCCCCTGGCCGAGGTGGTCTTCATGCCGAACAGATATTGCAGGGCTTCGGCGGCATCCTGCAGGTGGATGGCTATGCCGGCTACAACCGGCTGGTCTCGCCCAGCCGTGTCGGCGCGGGTATCCAGCTCGCCTATTGCTGGGCCCATGCGCGCCGCAAGCTGATTGATATCACCCGCACTGGTCCTGCGCCGATCGCCCAAGAGGGGGTGCGGCTCATCCGCGAACTCTACGCCATTGAGGCCGATATCCGAGGCCGGGGCCCGGATGACCGCCTCGCCGTGCGCCGGGAGCGGTCAGCTCCAGCCCTGGCGCGGATAAAAGATTGGCATGATCACCATCGCAGGCGCGTCTCGCCAAAAGCGCCGCTCGGGGAAGCATTGAGCTATATCGCCAAATACTGGGCTGGGCTCGAGTTGTTCCTGACCGATGGGCGCATTGAGCTCGACAACAATGCTGTCGAGCGGACCATCCGTCCCATCGCACTGAATCGGAAGAACGCGCTCTTTGCCGGTCATGATACCGGTGCTGAGAACTGGGCCGTCATCGCCTCGCTGATCGAAACCTGCAAGCTCAACAGCGTCGATCCCAACGCCTGGCTGGCCGCGACACTCCACGCCATCGTCACCAGACATAGGCAGAGCCGCATTAACGAACTGCTCCCGTGGAACTATCCTGCCATCGTGGGTGATTGACGCTGTTGGCTCTGGCGGCATAGTCAGAAAACCACCAGCAACGAGGCCCCTCCCATGAACGATCAAGACCACCCTAACCTGGTCACATCAGGAAAAAGCCAGCGGGTAGTGGTCGAAGGTTATGCCTTCTTGATCAA includes the following:
- a CDS encoding transposase: MDAPMELLTNSAGRRRNRQWPDEVKARIVAETLRPGATVGQVAQRHGLKANHLSSWRTLARNGKLVLPAPEGPVEFASLMVAPVEEVTAEEPSASAGPEIVLGAVSIRLEPGAPASRIASVVHALMATS
- the tnpB gene encoding IS66 family insertion sequence element accessory protein TnpB (TnpB, as the term is used for proteins encoded by IS66 family insertion elements, is considered an accessory protein, since TnpC, encoded by a neighboring gene, is a DDE family transposase.), giving the protein MIFPSNRVRIVVATKPIDFRKGHDSLAALVKNELHKDPFTGTVFVFRAKKTDRLKLLYWDGTGLVMAYKRLEEHSFTWPAVKDGLMTLSHAQFEALFSGLDWRRVRAVAARAPEAVE
- a CDS encoding IS66 family transposase, giving the protein MLETAELPDDVTALKAMLVAAEARNQRKDERIAQLEKLVAAFRQAAFGRRSEKSDPDQFELALEDLETAIAAVHAEEDAEDRAARRSAKPRSTNRGSLPKHLPRIEEIIEPDSLICGCGGGLHCIGEDVSEKLDVIPAQFRVIVTRRPKYACRSCTDGVVQAPAPVRLIPGGLPTEAMVAHVLVSKYADHLPLYRQAQIYSRQGIDLDRSTLADWVGRAAFELRPVYDALLADLKRSSKLFMDETRAPVLDPGARKTKTGYFWALARDERPWNGTAPPGVAFTYAPGRGGLHAEQILQGFGGILQVDGYAGYNRLVSPSRVGAGIQLAYCWAHARRKLIDITRTGPAPIAQEGVRLIRELYAIEADIRGRGPDDRLAVRRERSAPALARIKDWHDHHRRRVSPKAPLGEALSYIAKYWAGLELFLTDGRIELDNNAVERTIRPIALNRKNALFAGHDTGAENWAVIASLIETCKLNSVDPNAWLAATLHAIVTRHRQSRINELLPWNYPAIVGD